One part of the Haliotis asinina isolate JCU_RB_2024 chromosome 2, JCU_Hal_asi_v2, whole genome shotgun sequence genome encodes these proteins:
- the LOC137271854 gene encoding cytochrome P450 1A1-like yields the protein MSEEVHNFPNCLATVFDFPTLFTFFLTCLIIYIFRKFCVASGINVLPGPWCLPLVGYFPFLGEKAHLTLTRLGNNYGPAFRLSLGMSEVIVINSRQLAKEALVGKGDDFADRPRLKLLSILPTNATYSLHPFDELGQTFEDISETFPETVSKGFFLSMNAIFGAATFPPLSVLEEAFRLMAVYPDVQQRVRKEIHSVVSSDQRPGWQDRSSLPFSEAVLLETLRFRPPDTVMLPHSTLRNTSLHGCDIKKGTIVLFNIHAMNFDQTDWHRPEEYLPERFLDCNGKVDQGSRSKLMSFSAGERKCIGEAFGKMELFLFFIGLLQKCEFIQRYSETDSSTISDNILVRLV from the exons ATGTCTGAAGAGGTTCACAACTTTCCAAACTGTCTTGCGACGGTGTTCGACTTCCCTACGTTATTCACGTTCTTTCTTACCTGCCTTATCATCTACATCTTCAGAAAGTTCTGCGTGGCGTCTGGAATCAACGTGCTTCCTGGCCCCTGGTGTCTACCTCTAGTAGGATATTTCCCCTTCCTGGGAGAGAAAGCTCACTTAACACTGACACGACTGGGCAATAACTATGGTCCTGCATTCCGTCTGTCGCTTGGGATGAGCGAAGTCATTGTGATCAACTCCCGACAGCTAGCCAAAGAGGCCCTCGTCGGGAAAGGAGATGATTTTGCAGACAGACCACGCTTAAAACTTCTAAGTATCTTGCCAACGAATGCAACGTACTCATTGCATCCATTTGATGAG CTTGGCCAAACATTTGAGGACATCTCAGAAACGTTTCCAGAAACTGTATCAAAGGGGTTTTTCCTGTCAATGAATGCAATATTTGGTGCAGCTACATTTCCCCCTCTGAGTGTCCTTGAAGAAGCATTTCGTCTGATGGCAGTGTATCCAGATGTCCAGCAGAGAGTTAGAAAGGAGATACATTCAGTCGTAAGCAGTGACCAACGTCCAGGTTGGCAGGACCGCTCCAGTCTTCCCTTCTCTGAAGCCGTTCTCTTGGAGACTCTCCGATTCAGGCCCCCCGATACCGTGATGTTACCACATTCGACTCTTCGCAATACCTCTCTCCATGGCTGTGACATCAAGAAAGGAACAATAGTTCTCTTCAATATTCATGCCATGAATTTTGACCAAACAGATTGGCACAGGCCAGAAGAGTACCTGCCGGAGAGGTTTCTTGACTGCAATGGTAAGGTTGATCAAGGTTCTCGCAGCAAGTTGATGTCTTTTTCGGCAGGAGAGAGAAAATGTATAGGGGAAGCATTTGGGAAGATGGagctgtttttattttttataggGCTGCTTCAAAAGTGTGAATTTATCCAACGTTATTCTGAAACTGATTCATCAACGATATCGGACAATATACTGGTACGCTTGGTTTAA